A window of the Helianthus annuus cultivar XRQ/B chromosome 4, HanXRQr2.0-SUNRISE, whole genome shotgun sequence genome harbors these coding sequences:
- the LOC110924944 gene encoding uncharacterized protein LOC110924944 — MTHSGLSLYKTPIGTTPFRMIYGKACHLPVELEHRAYWALRKVNLDMDAAGKKRFLQIHELEELRDEAYEKSWAYKEKTKQLHDRHIKSVKEFKCGDKVLLYNSRLRLFLGKLKSRWTGPHLVTEVFPYGTVEIENEEGQRFKVNGHRLKIYIEGPSEEREGETLDLPKVGMSV; from the coding sequence ATGACGCACTCTGGGCTTTCCTTATATAAGACACCTATCGGGACCACACCCTTTAGGATGATCTATGGGAAAGCGTGTCATCTTCCGGTTGAGTTAGAACATCGGGCGTATTGGGCCTTGCGAAAGGTCAATCTTGATATGGACGCTGCGGGTAAGAAACGGTTTCTCCAGATACATGAGTTAGAAGAGTTGCGTGATGAAGCATATGAGAAGTCGTGGGCTTACAAGGAGAAGACTAAGCAGTTGCACGACCGCCACATTAAGAGTGTGAAagaatttaagtgtggggataagGTGCTGCTTTATAATTCCCGGTTAAGGTTGTTTCTGGGAAAGCTGAAGTCGCGATGGACGGGTCCGCATTTAGTCACTGAGGTTTTTCCGTATGGCACTGTCGAGATTGAGAATGAGGAAGGTCAAAGGTTTAAGGTGAATGGGCATAGGTTGAAAATCTACATTGAGGGCCCGTCTgaggagagagagggagagacGCTTGATCTTCCTAAGGTTGGCATGAGCGTGTGA